A single region of the Pontibacter kalidii genome encodes:
- a CDS encoding baeRF3 domain-containing protein, with the protein MALINKSDIEKLLNVQNNTQNALCISLYIPTHRAGHETLNGQDHILFKNKLREARALLQRHDVPEAEIEQYLKPAEELLNDNSFWRHQAEGLAVFLTKGFSAHYTLPFTMPEVVYVLDQFYLTPMLPILSQNGRFFILSLYREKVAFFEATIERIRQIDISSFVPETMNKALKFDVKGNDQDFTHSTTTVNGSNIVHGPGSTKGDEEHERVREFVIEIDNSMQKILHDAHEPLVLAGVDHYCSLYKQHSKYKHIVPQNINVNEGIDTMNSLHEKALAIMKPMMQQGHNDSLTRYQNVAGTGATSEDVATVAAEAVHGRVDTLFITPSQPVWGKYDAKSATAEIHNEYKRGDDDLINLAAIKTLAQGGKVFVSSYNGLTESADGSASVKALFRY; encoded by the coding sequence ATGGCATTAATCAATAAGAGTGACATTGAGAAGCTGCTGAATGTGCAGAACAACACACAGAATGCTTTGTGTATCTCTCTTTACATCCCCACGCATCGTGCCGGGCACGAAACCCTCAATGGTCAGGACCATATCTTATTCAAGAACAAACTTAGAGAGGCACGTGCCCTGCTGCAAAGGCACGATGTGCCCGAAGCCGAGATTGAGCAGTACCTGAAGCCAGCCGAAGAGCTCCTGAACGACAACAGTTTCTGGCGTCACCAGGCAGAGGGGCTCGCCGTTTTCCTTACCAAAGGCTTTTCGGCCCATTATACCCTCCCCTTCACTATGCCAGAGGTAGTGTATGTGCTCGACCAGTTTTACCTGACACCGATGTTGCCGATCCTGAGTCAGAACGGCCGCTTCTTCATACTTAGCCTGTATCGCGAGAAAGTAGCCTTCTTCGAGGCAACCATCGAGCGGATCAGGCAGATAGATATTAGCTCCTTTGTGCCGGAGACGATGAACAAGGCCCTGAAGTTCGACGTGAAAGGCAACGACCAGGACTTTACCCACTCCACCACTACCGTAAACGGCTCTAATATTGTGCACGGCCCGGGCAGCACGAAAGGCGATGAAGAACACGAGCGTGTGCGTGAGTTTGTGATAGAGATAGACAACAGCATGCAAAAGATACTGCATGATGCGCACGAGCCCCTCGTGCTGGCCGGTGTAGACCACTACTGCAGCCTCTACAAGCAACACAGCAAGTATAAGCATATCGTGCCTCAGAACATCAACGTGAACGAGGGCATTGATACCATGAACTCACTACATGAGAAAGCGCTGGCTATCATGAAGCCGATGATGCAGCAGGGCCACAACGACTCGCTGACCCGATACCAGAACGTAGCCGGAACAGGCGCCACCTCCGAGGATGTTGCCACAGTGGCGGCAGAGGCCGTGCATGGCCGCGTGGATACACTATTCATCACTCCGAGCCAACCTGTTTGGGGGAAGTATGACGCTAAAAGCGCTACTGCCGAGATACACAACGAGTATAAGCGCGGCGATGACGACCTGATAAACCTGGCAGCCATTAAAACACTGGCACAGGGCGGCAAAGTGTTCGTGAGCAGCTATAACGGGCTAACAGAGTCTGCCGATGGAAGTGCCAGCGTAAAGGCGCTTTTCAGGTACTAA
- a CDS encoding TlpA family protein disulfide reductase, with protein MKQIYMLLSAFLLLATNQLLAQNTAIISGKISSPLSDQVELIIYPNPLLPEEVKTEVKLDRNSFWLEVPVQKPLVAELVHGDEVAQVYLEPGYELQLSSNGKSFLKSLIYRGKGANENNYLAKYTYRFEEEEEYQVLPDNIKLQEKEFTQFLNYRREDQLGSFEKYSGKMEVSEEFRAFLLAEIDFSYAIDKLGYHPLRQQIMQVSLTRPSAAFYDYLHHLDLQKPTNLLSPSFQNFLRSYTAYFAKEAGYTEKDPLYYKARYDVAEQKLQGQVKLLAQAQVLKQSVQQGHLKYTELMLRDFNAKNREEAVSAYLAGLLSENSTLVAGGQAPDFKLNDINGDTISLSDFKGSLVYLNFWRSDCGLCHVELPHLQRLTGKMGNHKIVFLNVAIGDNEEQWRKLVEKKELQGEHVLAKGAAAELAKRYGLKDVPAYFLLDEEGRFISLKARRPSDYEAANDILRHLEVRQASLK; from the coding sequence ATGAAACAGATTTACATGCTGCTGTCAGCCTTTCTGCTGCTGGCTACCAACCAGCTCCTCGCCCAGAACACAGCCATCATCAGTGGCAAAATCTCCAGCCCCCTCTCCGATCAGGTAGAGCTCATCATCTATCCCAACCCGCTGCTGCCGGAGGAGGTGAAGACGGAGGTAAAGCTCGACAGGAATTCCTTTTGGCTGGAGGTGCCGGTGCAGAAGCCTCTGGTAGCCGAGCTGGTGCATGGCGATGAAGTGGCGCAGGTATACCTGGAGCCTGGCTACGAGCTACAACTGAGCTCCAACGGCAAGAGCTTCCTAAAGTCGCTGATCTATAGAGGCAAAGGTGCTAATGAGAATAACTACCTGGCAAAGTATACCTATCGTTTCGAGGAAGAGGAAGAGTACCAGGTGCTGCCGGATAACATCAAGCTACAGGAAAAGGAGTTCACGCAGTTCTTAAATTACCGCCGCGAGGACCAGCTGGGTAGTTTTGAGAAGTATAGCGGTAAAATGGAGGTCTCAGAGGAGTTCAGAGCGTTTCTGCTGGCCGAGATCGACTTTAGCTATGCCATAGACAAGCTGGGTTACCACCCGCTGCGCCAGCAGATAATGCAAGTATCGCTCACCAGGCCATCGGCGGCGTTTTATGATTACCTGCACCACCTGGACCTGCAGAAGCCTACTAACCTGCTAAGCCCGTCTTTCCAGAATTTCCTGCGCAGCTACACGGCATACTTTGCGAAGGAGGCTGGCTATACGGAGAAGGATCCGCTGTATTACAAAGCCCGTTATGATGTGGCGGAGCAGAAGCTGCAGGGGCAGGTAAAGCTGCTGGCGCAGGCGCAGGTGCTCAAGCAGTCGGTGCAACAGGGGCATTTGAAGTATACCGAACTGATGCTTCGGGACTTTAACGCCAAAAACCGGGAGGAAGCTGTGAGCGCTTACCTTGCCGGTCTGCTCAGCGAGAACAGCACGTTGGTCGCCGGCGGGCAAGCGCCTGATTTTAAGCTCAACGACATCAACGGCGACACCATTTCGCTCAGCGATTTTAAAGGAAGTTTGGTTTATCTGAACTTTTGGCGTAGCGATTGTGGTTTGTGCCACGTGGAACTGCCGCACCTGCAGCGCCTCACCGGTAAAATGGGTAACCACAAGATCGTTTTCCTGAATGTGGCCATAGGCGACAACGAGGAGCAGTGGCGGAAGCTGGTGGAGAAAAAGGAGCTGCAGGGCGAGCACGTGCTGGCAAAGGGTGCAGCTGCCGAACTGGCAAAACGCTATGGCCTGAAAGACGTGCCCGCCTACTTCCTGCTGGATGAGGAAGGCCGGTTTATCTCCCTGAAAGCCCGCCGCCCCAGCGACTATGAGGCGGCTAACGATATCTTGCGGCATCTGGAGGTGCGGCAGGCCTCACTTAAATAG
- the radA gene encoding DNA repair protein RadA, translating into MAKIKTSYFCQNCGAQSAKWIGKCPACGEWNTYVEEVVQREEVTPTTAWKVGSSTAQVSNKPKPIADISYQEQQRVVTQDQELNRVLGGGIVPGSMVLIGGEPGIGKSTLMLQIALSLQGLKVLYVSGEESEQQIKMRAERLMAQTSDCFILTETGTQNIFKQVELVRPQVLIIDSIQTLHSSFIEAGAGSVSQVRECTAELLKFAKESGTPVFLIGHITKEGNLAGPKILEHMVDTVLQFEGDRHMTYRILRTTKNRFGSTSELGIYEMMGSGLREVSNPSEILISQREDAFSGISIGATLEGNRPLLIEVQSLVSPATYGTPQRTSTGFDAKRLNMLLAVLEKRGGYRLGAQDVFLNIAGGLKVEDPALDLAVCASILSSFEDMPISNTACFAAEVGLGGEVRAVNRVENRITEAEKLGFTDIYISKYNKKGVDLSKFSINVHAYGRLEEVFASLFG; encoded by the coding sequence ATGGCTAAGATAAAGACATCCTACTTCTGCCAGAACTGCGGCGCCCAGTCGGCCAAGTGGATCGGCAAGTGCCCGGCCTGCGGCGAGTGGAACACTTACGTGGAAGAGGTGGTGCAGCGCGAGGAGGTAACGCCCACCACCGCCTGGAAGGTGGGCAGCAGCACGGCGCAGGTATCCAACAAGCCCAAGCCCATTGCCGACATCAGCTACCAGGAGCAGCAGCGTGTCGTGACGCAGGACCAGGAGCTGAACCGGGTGCTGGGCGGCGGCATTGTGCCGGGCTCTATGGTGCTGATTGGCGGCGAGCCGGGCATCGGTAAAAGTACGCTGATGCTGCAGATCGCCCTGAGCCTGCAGGGGCTGAAGGTGCTCTACGTGAGCGGCGAGGAGAGCGAGCAGCAGATAAAAATGCGCGCCGAGCGCCTCATGGCCCAAACCTCCGACTGCTTTATCCTGACCGAGACCGGCACGCAGAACATCTTTAAGCAAGTGGAACTGGTGCGGCCGCAGGTGCTCATCATCGACTCTATCCAGACCCTCCACTCCTCTTTTATAGAGGCTGGCGCGGGCAGCGTGAGCCAGGTGCGCGAGTGTACCGCCGAGCTGCTGAAGTTCGCCAAAGAGAGCGGCACGCCCGTTTTCCTGATCGGCCACATCACCAAAGAGGGCAACCTGGCGGGGCCAAAGATACTGGAGCACATGGTAGACACGGTGCTGCAGTTCGAAGGCGACCGCCACATGACCTACCGCATCCTGCGCACTACAAAAAATCGCTTTGGCTCCACCTCGGAGCTGGGCATCTATGAGATGATGGGCTCCGGGCTGCGGGAGGTGAGCAACCCGTCAGAGATCCTGATCTCGCAGCGCGAGGACGCTTTTAGCGGCATCAGTATAGGCGCCACGCTGGAGGGCAACCGCCCGCTGCTGATAGAGGTGCAAAGCCTGGTGAGCCCTGCTACCTATGGCACGCCGCAGCGCACCAGCACCGGCTTCGATGCCAAGCGCCTGAACATGCTGCTGGCCGTGCTGGAGAAGCGCGGCGGCTACCGCCTCGGCGCCCAGGACGTGTTCCTGAACATTGCCGGCGGCCTGAAAGTGGAAGACCCCGCGCTGGATTTAGCCGTGTGCGCCTCCATCCTCTCCTCTTTCGAGGACATGCCGATCTCCAACACCGCCTGCTTTGCCGCAGAGGTAGGCTTGGGCGGCGAGGTGCGCGCCGTAAACCGCGTGGAGAACCGCATCACGGAGGCCGAAAAGCTGGGCTTTACCGATATCTACATCTCCAAGTATAACAAGAAAGGCGTGGACCTGAGTAAGTTCTCCATCAACGTGCATGCGTATGGGCGACTGGAGGAGGTGTTCGCAAGCTTGTTCGGCTAA
- a CDS encoding CHASE domain-containing protein yields MKLAKLASFVRDYFIAIFSFLLIFLLTLFTYTETKKKSDERSAKLFSMRTEQVTEAIDKRMRDYIQILLGGKALFISSDTVTRENWKSYYETLRLDESYPGLQGFGYTHVVRPAEVEQHVSQIRREGFENYRITPEGKRDLYTAIVFLEPFTDRNLRAFGYDMYSEPVRQSAMRIARDTRQPTLSGKVRLVQETGQDEQAGFLIYLPVYQNNAEPESIKERQRLIKGFVYSPFRAKDLMTSVLTHSFDDIDVEVYDGSEPSKANLLFATGSQLYYGSNDREHSNLSTITIGNHTWRLYVSAKDSFGRTAESDLPYFILLGGIIISLLMFFIIWSLSNTRRSNSLKQTITDNATAALFILDSKGYCTFMNPAAEEMTGYTLEDMRKKTLHEMMHYKHPDGSPFPAEECLMHSSLINVTPLRGYEDMFIRKDGTFFNVSCSVQPMGESGSESFAIIEVRDITDEKHAQQAIVESEARFRTMADNAPVMIKIMDDATNFMYVNKQWLDFTGYSFEDTINMSWKEVVHPDDVERKEAVTLQAIKDHRPFRIEFRMRRFDGEYRWMVATNTPRFGANDEFQGFIGSVIDITEIKEAERKVKQNAELLQKLFLEVPAVVGLVRAQDFQYVLANPEYRKLYGNRPLVGKTIYEAHSEEEGRGFFNRLEQVFETGVPFVGNEVSTAIDFRNNGELVYGYFNLVYQPLVDENGKIEAVLLFAVEVTELVNARKALVLTNDELSGKNNELLRINNDLDNFVYTASHDLKSPIANMEGLVTLLRDILQGKLHGEDMQVLDMVQSSINKLKGTIADLAEITKVQKELQSAMEPLLFEHMLQDITSDLGTVMEEHGAVLHTDLQVKNILYARKNLRSIIYNLVSNAIKYKSPDRKPEINLRTYEQGDYVVLEVQDNGLGIKKEQQHKLFTMFKRLHTHVEGTGIGLYIVKRIIENNGGKIEVESEHGKGTTFRVYFRQVPVEQEV; encoded by the coding sequence ATGAAACTTGCCAAGCTGGCTTCTTTTGTAAGGGATTACTTCATAGCGATTTTCTCTTTTCTGCTCATCTTCCTGCTTACGCTTTTCACTTACACAGAAACCAAGAAGAAGTCAGACGAGCGAAGCGCTAAACTGTTCTCTATGCGCACCGAGCAGGTGACAGAGGCCATCGACAAGCGCATGCGCGATTACATCCAGATTCTGCTTGGGGGCAAGGCCCTGTTCATCTCCTCCGATACCGTGACGCGTGAGAACTGGAAAAGCTACTACGAAACCCTGAGGCTGGACGAAAGCTACCCTGGCCTGCAGGGCTTTGGGTATACCCACGTGGTAAGGCCAGCGGAAGTGGAGCAGCACGTGAGCCAGATCCGCCGCGAAGGTTTCGAGAACTACCGCATCACGCCCGAGGGCAAGCGCGATCTTTACACCGCCATTGTTTTCCTGGAGCCCTTTACCGACCGTAACCTGCGTGCCTTCGGGTATGATATGTACAGTGAGCCGGTGCGCCAGTCGGCCATGCGCATTGCCCGCGACACAAGGCAGCCCACGCTGTCGGGGAAGGTGCGGCTGGTGCAGGAAACGGGCCAGGACGAGCAGGCCGGCTTCCTGATTTACCTGCCCGTGTACCAGAACAATGCGGAGCCGGAGTCTATTAAAGAGCGGCAGCGACTAATAAAGGGTTTCGTGTACAGCCCCTTCCGGGCCAAAGACCTGATGACCTCGGTACTTACCCACAGCTTTGATGACATCGATGTGGAAGTATACGACGGCAGCGAGCCCTCTAAGGCCAACCTGCTTTTTGCCACAGGCTCCCAGCTATACTATGGCAGCAACGATCGGGAGCACAGCAACCTGAGCACCATCACCATCGGCAACCATACCTGGCGGCTGTACGTCTCGGCAAAAGATAGTTTTGGGCGCACCGCGGAGTCGGATTTGCCCTACTTTATACTTTTGGGCGGCATCATCATCAGCTTGCTCATGTTCTTCATCATCTGGTCGCTTTCCAACACGCGCCGCTCCAACAGCCTGAAGCAGACTATTACCGACAACGCCACGGCGGCCCTGTTTATACTCGACTCGAAGGGGTACTGCACGTTCATGAACCCGGCCGCAGAGGAAATGACCGGCTATACGTTGGAGGATATGCGGAAGAAGACACTGCACGAGATGATGCACTACAAGCACCCGGACGGCTCGCCTTTCCCAGCGGAAGAGTGCCTGATGCACAGTTCCCTGATCAACGTAACGCCATTGAGGGGCTATGAGGATATGTTCATTCGCAAAGATGGCACTTTCTTTAACGTGTCGTGCTCAGTGCAGCCAATGGGAGAGAGCGGCAGCGAGAGCTTTGCCATTATTGAGGTGCGGGACATTACCGACGAGAAGCATGCCCAGCAGGCTATTGTCGAGAGTGAGGCCCGCTTCCGCACCATGGCCGACAACGCCCCGGTAATGATCAAGATCATGGACGATGCCACCAACTTCATGTACGTGAACAAGCAGTGGCTCGACTTTACGGGCTACAGCTTTGAGGACACGATCAACATGAGCTGGAAAGAGGTGGTTCATCCCGATGATGTGGAGCGGAAGGAAGCCGTGACCCTGCAGGCGATAAAAGACCACCGCCCTTTCAGGATAGAGTTCAGGATGCGCCGCTTTGACGGGGAGTACCGTTGGATGGTGGCAACGAATACCCCGCGTTTCGGCGCCAACGATGAGTTCCAGGGGTTCATTGGCTCTGTGATCGATATCACGGAGATAAAAGAGGCCGAGCGTAAGGTGAAGCAGAACGCAGAACTGCTGCAGAAGCTGTTCCTGGAGGTGCCGGCGGTGGTAGGCCTGGTGCGGGCCCAGGATTTCCAGTACGTGCTGGCCAACCCGGAGTACCGCAAATTGTACGGCAACCGTCCGTTGGTGGGCAAAACCATTTACGAGGCCCACTCCGAGGAGGAGGGGCGCGGCTTCTTCAACCGCCTGGAGCAGGTCTTCGAGACGGGTGTACCCTTTGTCGGAAACGAGGTGTCTACCGCCATCGACTTTAGGAACAACGGCGAGCTGGTGTACGGCTACTTTAACCTGGTGTACCAGCCGCTGGTGGACGAGAACGGCAAAATAGAGGCCGTGCTGCTGTTTGCCGTGGAGGTGACGGAGCTGGTGAATGCCCGGAAGGCACTCGTGCTCACCAACGATGAGCTGAGCGGTAAGAACAACGAGCTGCTGCGCATCAACAACGACCTTGACAACTTTGTCTACACTGCCTCCCACGACCTGAAGTCGCCGATCGCCAATATGGAGGGGCTGGTTACGCTGCTGCGCGACATCCTGCAAGGCAAGCTGCACGGCGAGGACATGCAGGTGCTGGACATGGTGCAGAGCTCGATCAACAAGCTGAAGGGCACTATCGCCGACCTGGCCGAGATCACCAAGGTGCAGAAGGAGCTGCAGTCTGCCATGGAGCCGCTCCTGTTCGAGCACATGCTGCAGGACATCACCTCCGACCTCGGCACAGTAATGGAAGAGCATGGGGCGGTGCTGCACACAGACCTGCAGGTGAAGAACATCCTCTACGCCCGCAAGAACCTGCGCAGTATCATCTACAACCTGGTCAGCAACGCCATTAAGTATAAATCCCCGGACCGCAAACCGGAGATCAACCTCAGAACGTATGAGCAGGGCGATTACGTGGTGCTGGAGGTGCAGGACAACGGCCTGGGCATTAAAAAGGAGCAGCAGCACAAGCTCTTTACCATGTTCAAGCGCCTGCACACGCACGTGGAGGGCACCGGCATCGGCCTCTACATCGTGAAGCGCATTATAGAGAACAACGGCGGCAAAATAGAAGTAGAAAGCGAGCATGGCAAGGGTACTACCTTCAGGGTATACTTCAGGCAGGTGCCCGTAGAGCAGGAAGTATAG
- the fumC gene encoding class II fumarate hydratase encodes MQVRVEKDTMGPVEVPADKYWGAQTQRSKQNFTIGGQQMPQEVIEAFAILKKSAAQANAELGVLAQEKADIISTVCDEILEGKLNDQFPLVVWQTGSGTQSNMNVNEVVANRAHVLLGGNLLDEKKKIHPNDDVNKSQSSNDTFPTAMHIAAYKKVVEHTLPMVKKLHDTLKAKSEEFMNVVKIGRTHLMDATPLTLGQELSGYVKQLEYGMKALENTLDHLKDLALGGSAVGTGLNTPAGYAELVAEKISKYAGHDFRTAPNKFEALAAHDAMVETSGALKQLAVSLMKIANDIRLLASGPRSGIAEILIPENEPGSSIMPGKVNPTQAEAMTMVCAQVIGNDVAISVGGMNGHFELNVFKPVMIFNLLMSAQLIGDACDSFDKHCAVGIEPNTARIKENLENSLMLVTALNPHIGYDNAAKIAKKAHKEGTTLRQAAIALGLLTNEQYDEWVKPEDMIGSLKK; translated from the coding sequence ATGCAAGTTCGCGTAGAGAAAGACACGATGGGCCCTGTGGAGGTGCCTGCAGACAAATACTGGGGCGCCCAGACACAGCGCTCTAAGCAAAACTTTACCATCGGCGGGCAGCAGATGCCGCAGGAGGTGATCGAGGCCTTCGCTATACTTAAGAAATCGGCGGCACAGGCTAACGCCGAGCTGGGTGTGCTGGCGCAGGAGAAAGCAGATATCATCTCTACCGTATGCGATGAGATACTGGAGGGCAAGCTGAATGACCAGTTCCCGCTGGTGGTGTGGCAGACCGGCTCAGGCACGCAGTCGAACATGAACGTGAACGAGGTGGTGGCCAACCGTGCGCACGTGCTGCTGGGCGGCAACCTGCTGGACGAGAAAAAGAAGATCCACCCGAACGACGATGTGAACAAGTCGCAATCCTCAAACGATACTTTCCCGACAGCCATGCACATTGCTGCTTACAAGAAAGTGGTGGAGCACACGCTACCAATGGTGAAGAAGCTGCACGACACGCTGAAGGCCAAGTCAGAGGAGTTTATGAATGTGGTGAAGATTGGCCGTACGCACCTGATGGATGCCACGCCGCTGACATTGGGCCAGGAACTGTCTGGCTACGTGAAGCAGCTGGAGTACGGCATGAAGGCACTGGAAAACACGCTCGACCACCTGAAGGACCTGGCGCTGGGCGGCTCTGCCGTAGGTACCGGCCTGAACACACCGGCTGGCTACGCGGAACTGGTGGCTGAGAAGATCTCCAAGTACGCGGGCCACGACTTCCGTACGGCTCCTAACAAATTCGAGGCGCTGGCCGCACACGATGCCATGGTGGAAACCTCCGGCGCACTGAAGCAACTGGCTGTATCGCTGATGAAGATCGCCAACGATATCCGTCTGCTGGCTTCCGGCCCGCGTTCAGGTATTGCTGAGATCCTGATCCCGGAAAACGAGCCCGGTTCTTCTATCATGCCAGGTAAAGTAAACCCAACACAGGCGGAGGCCATGACGATGGTTTGCGCGCAGGTGATCGGAAACGACGTGGCGATCTCGGTGGGTGGCATGAACGGCCATTTTGAGTTGAACGTGTTTAAGCCGGTGATGATCTTTAACCTGCTGATGAGCGCCCAGCTGATCGGCGACGCCTGCGACTCGTTCGACAAGCACTGCGCCGTAGGTATTGAGCCGAACACGGCCCGCATCAAAGAGAACCTGGAGAACTCACTGATGCTGGTAACGGCCCTGAACCCGCACATCGGCTACGACAACGCCGCCAAGATCGCAAAGAAGGCGCACAAGGAAGGCACCACGCTTCGCCAGGCAGCCATCGCCCTTGGCCTGCTCACCAACGAGCAGTACGACGAGTGGGTGAAGCCGGAGGACATGATCGGCAGCTTGAAAAAGTAG
- the rlmF gene encoding 23S rRNA (adenine(1618)-N(6))-methyltransferase RlmF, translating into MLPKKKVHPKVKSALHPRSKHRERYNFEQLVASCPDLKPFVKLNEYQDESVDFFDPKAVKALNKALLAHFYGIKHWDIPNNYLTPPIPGRADYIHHVADLLGATNQGKIPTGKKIKCLDVGVGASCIYPIIGNKEYGWSFIGADIDPVSIHSSNNIVQANPSLQGNVELRLQPDSKHIFHGIIRKAECFDLTICNPPFHSSLAEAQAGTMRKLKNLQQKRITKPTLNFGGQNAELWCQGGERKFVENMVSESKQFATSCFWFTTLLSKESNLKSVLYAIKAAGASEIKTIPMGQGNKISRIVAWTFLTPEQQKNWVATRWK; encoded by the coding sequence ATGCTTCCCAAAAAGAAAGTACATCCAAAAGTAAAATCCGCTTTACACCCACGCAGTAAACACCGGGAGCGCTACAATTTCGAACAGTTGGTTGCGAGTTGCCCCGATTTAAAGCCGTTTGTAAAGCTGAACGAATACCAGGACGAGTCTGTGGATTTCTTCGACCCGAAGGCGGTAAAAGCGCTGAACAAAGCCCTTCTGGCGCATTTTTATGGTATTAAGCACTGGGACATTCCGAACAACTACTTAACCCCACCCATACCCGGACGGGCAGATTACATACATCATGTGGCTGATCTGTTAGGCGCCACCAACCAAGGGAAAATCCCGACAGGAAAGAAGATCAAGTGCCTCGACGTTGGGGTAGGCGCCAGCTGCATTTACCCCATCATTGGGAACAAGGAGTATGGCTGGTCGTTTATTGGGGCAGACATCGACCCTGTTTCCATCCATTCCTCAAACAACATCGTTCAGGCAAACCCATCTTTGCAGGGCAATGTGGAGCTACGGCTGCAGCCTGATTCCAAACATATCTTCCACGGTATCATCCGGAAAGCCGAATGCTTTGACCTGACCATTTGCAACCCGCCTTTCCACAGTTCCCTGGCAGAAGCCCAGGCAGGCACCATGCGTAAGCTGAAAAACCTGCAGCAAAAGCGCATTACGAAACCAACCTTAAACTTTGGCGGACAAAATGCAGAACTGTGGTGCCAAGGAGGGGAGCGGAAGTTCGTAGAAAACATGGTTTCAGAGAGTAAGCAATTCGCCACTTCCTGCTTTTGGTTTACAACCCTGCTCTCTAAAGAATCGAACCTGAAAAGTGTGCTGTATGCTATAAAAGCAGCCGGTGCGTCAGAGATAAAAACCATTCCGATGGGCCAAGGCAACAAAATAAGCCGCATCGTTGCCTGGACGTTCCTTACTCCTGAACAGCAGAAAAACTGGGTAGCAACGAGGTGGAAGTAA
- a CDS encoding glucose 1-dehydrogenase, which translates to MSAFDQKSIIITGAAMGLGLAAAKELAGQGANLTLMDFNEAELSDAAKDLTQAFPAAKIITVVGDASSEEDVKRYVSETEKAFGRIDGLYNNAGIEGRQAPMTEYDIKVFRKVIDINLMGVYYGMRYVIPVMQKQKYGRIVNVASVGGIRGVLNQVAYVASKHAVSGMTKNAALEYGKDGIITNAIAPGAILTPMVAEAFREVNPDDPKAAESEYAQRNPTRRLGLPEEVARVVAFLLSEAASYVNGQTIAIDGGESNMYGNP; encoded by the coding sequence ATGAGCGCATTTGATCAAAAATCCATCATTATCACGGGGGCTGCCATGGGCCTGGGGCTGGCGGCGGCGAAAGAGTTGGCAGGTCAGGGGGCAAATCTTACATTGATGGATTTCAATGAAGCCGAGCTTTCTGATGCAGCCAAAGACCTAACCCAAGCGTTTCCGGCTGCAAAGATCATCACTGTTGTGGGCGACGCATCAAGCGAGGAAGACGTCAAAAGGTATGTTTCTGAAACGGAAAAGGCATTTGGCCGCATCGACGGGCTGTATAACAACGCCGGGATCGAGGGCCGCCAGGCACCTATGACCGAGTATGACATCAAGGTTTTTAGAAAGGTGATCGACATTAACCTGATGGGTGTTTACTACGGCATGCGCTATGTGATTCCGGTCATGCAAAAGCAGAAGTATGGACGCATTGTGAATGTGGCCTCTGTGGGCGGCATACGGGGTGTGCTGAACCAGGTGGCCTACGTGGCAAGCAAACACGCCGTTTCCGGCATGACAAAAAACGCCGCCCTGGAATACGGCAAGGATGGCATCATAACCAATGCCATTGCGCCGGGAGCCATACTTACCCCCATGGTGGCCGAGGCCTTTAGAGAAGTTAACCCGGATGACCCCAAAGCTGCAGAAAGCGAATACGCCCAACGAAACCCCACAAGGCGCCTGGGCCTGCCGGAAGAGGTGGCCAGGGTGGTGGCCTTCCTGTTGAGTGAGGCTGCTTCCTATGTGAATGGCCAAACCATCGCCATCGACGGGGGCGAGTCAAATATGTATGGGAATCCTTAA
- a CDS encoding SDR family NAD(P)-dependent oxidoreductase, translated as MDRLKSKVALITGSDSGIGRATAIEFAREGADVVICYHSDKKGAEETLQEVEKQNRKGLVLQVDISDEQRVEQLFRQALQEFGSIDILVNNAAVNGSGIHVADMDTEVFDRTIRTNLYGTFFCSRAFIRHRKQEGGKGKIINVSSVHEEIVSAGTADYCASKAAVRNLTRTLALELAEDGINVNNICPGMILTPMNQKAIDDKEARKESEQNIPMRRAGKPEEIAKVALFLASPDADYVTGSSYFMDGGLSQHVGQGA; from the coding sequence ATGGACAGACTTAAAAGCAAGGTTGCCTTGATCACAGGCTCGGACTCAGGCATAGGCAGGGCAACAGCCATAGAGTTCGCCAGAGAAGGCGCAGACGTAGTTATCTGCTACCACTCCGATAAAAAAGGCGCTGAGGAAACACTACAGGAAGTTGAAAAGCAGAACAGGAAAGGCCTTGTTCTTCAGGTCGATATCAGCGATGAGCAGCGCGTGGAGCAGCTGTTTAGGCAAGCCCTGCAGGAGTTCGGGAGTATAGACATACTCGTAAACAACGCTGCCGTGAATGGCTCCGGCATCCACGTGGCCGACATGGACACCGAGGTTTTCGACCGCACCATCCGCACCAACCTCTACGGCACCTTCTTCTGCTCCCGTGCCTTTATCCGGCACCGCAAACAGGAGGGCGGCAAGGGCAAGATCATCAACGTATCCTCGGTGCATGAGGAGATTGTCTCGGCGGGCACGGCAGACTACTGCGCCTCCAAGGCCGCTGTGCGCAACCTTACCCGCACCCTGGCGCTGGAACTGGCCGAGGACGGTATCAACGTAAACAACATTTGCCCCGGCATGATCCTGACACCGATGAACCAGAAGGCCATAGATGATAAAGAAGCCCGTAAAGAGAGCGAGCAGAACATCCCCATGAGGCGCGCCGGCAAGCCCGAAGAGATCGCCAAGGTGGCTTTGTTCCTGGCCTCCCCAGACGCTGACTACGTCACCGGCTCGAGCTACTTTATGGATGGCGGTTTATCGCAGCATGTGGGGCAGGGGGCGTAG